One Thermicanus aegyptius DSM 12793 DNA segment encodes these proteins:
- a CDS encoding flagellar protein FliT — protein MPKENGTWETLTAYLLMTEEAIAHAKEGEIEAIAESLDRREEMIRRLHDHVENRGEKESLQALMEKIYAKEEELQYHLHRLRDEAKEQLSRIHRGKVARAGYKQSYDSPGGGFIDRRIGENRRR, from the coding sequence ATGCCGAAAGAGAACGGTACATGGGAAACTCTCACGGCCTACCTTTTAATGACTGAAGAAGCCATAGCTCATGCCAAGGAGGGAGAGATCGAAGCGATTGCGGAATCACTGGATCGGCGGGAGGAGATGATTCGCCGTCTTCATGATCATGTAGAGAACCGAGGAGAAAAAGAATCGCTTCAAGCCCTCATGGAGAAGATCTATGCCAAGGAAGAGGAGCTTCAGTATCATCTTCATCGGCTCCGGGATGAGGCGAAGGAACAGCTCTCTCGCATCCATCGGGGGAAAGTGGCCCGAGCCGGCTATAAGCAAAGCTATGATTCGCCTGGAGGCGGATTTATTGACCGCCGCATCGGAGAAAACCGTCGTAGGTGA
- the fliS gene encoding flagellar export chaperone FliS: MNASQVYQEQQVLTASPQELVLMLYNAGIRFSKMAKKAIEEKRYEEAHRHLIRVQDILTELELGLNREIEIANQIGDLYDFMKRHTVEANAKKDVGKIDEVIGLFEDFRSTWKEAMERARSEAPSSV; this comes from the coding sequence ATGAACGCTTCGCAGGTGTACCAGGAGCAGCAGGTGTTAACCGCCTCACCGCAAGAGCTGGTTCTTATGCTCTATAATGCAGGCATCCGCTTCTCAAAAATGGCCAAAAAGGCTATCGAGGAGAAGCGTTACGAAGAGGCTCACCGCCACCTGATTCGGGTGCAGGATATCCTTACCGAACTTGAGCTTGGCTTAAACCGGGAGATTGAAATCGCGAACCAGATCGGCGATCTCTACGATTTCATGAAACGGCATACCGTAGAAGCCAATGCGAAAAAAGATGTGGGAAAAATCGATGAGGTGATCGGCCTCTTCGAAGATTTTCGATCCACCTGGAAGGAGGCGATGGAGAGGGCGAGGAGTGAAGCGCCTTCTTCCGTCTAA
- a CDS encoding YaaR family protein — protein MKISRGSQKKEITSSFSLRTVRSSNGPAFDDLLKEKEEEQGARRLKSLLAEIEDQGGKLTLTRTLDDLNRYKKLVREFLDEALSQALRVEERVGSNYRGRMKVYRLVEEVDSHLARLTEEILRNQSEGLVLLEEIGEIKGLLINYFV, from the coding sequence ATGAAAATAAGCCGCGGATCGCAAAAGAAAGAAATTACTTCTTCGTTCTCTCTTCGAACCGTCCGGTCCTCCAACGGTCCTGCCTTTGACGATCTTCTGAAGGAGAAAGAGGAGGAACAGGGGGCAAGGCGCCTTAAAAGCCTTCTTGCCGAGATCGAAGATCAGGGGGGAAAATTGACCCTTACCCGCACGTTGGATGATTTAAACCGTTACAAAAAACTGGTCAGAGAATTTCTCGATGAAGCCCTATCGCAAGCGCTCCGCGTCGAAGAGAGGGTGGGCTCCAACTACAGAGGCCGGATGAAGGTGTACCGTCTCGTGGAGGAGGTTGACAGCCATCTGGCGCGCCTGACGGAGGAAATTCTGCGAAATCAGTCGGAAGGACTAGTTCTTTTGGAGGAGATCGGGGAGATAAAAGGTTTACTTATCAATTATTTTGTGTGA